A genomic window from Prunus persica cultivar Lovell chromosome G2, Prunus_persica_NCBIv2, whole genome shotgun sequence includes:
- the LOC18785198 gene encoding uncharacterized protein LOC18785198, with product MHAIKGGWAGRTFALAKNNESEGRKSRIRRSKEERKAMVESFIKTYQKLNNGSFPSLNLTHKEVGGSFYTVREIVRDIIQENRVLGPAKFTAEEQTIDHFLEQNPLGSIATEPPNTLSISLNQSQFISNQNQGRIEELVFTSDGHLATLERQNFDNGKIINGTQVEVNNKEFELKCTELRVKGPVETEKNVAEESVVHNGDCIGPEYQMVDNGLINGNQVDLKDKKTEELPCTELQTIEPLEAEKNVEEVPETSRSKVTPIAADVIVETFPLKPANETSESLDGRLQEVTDLAISTEDRVEENLSSPLLENNSGSLDEEALGNARDPSLESSNCSTFNDGVVREKGSTDLNVKAPHKDVPTSEILVQSQLTAGPKAIKAPDSLHTNHINSTGGSSELSKTKEVLVIEDEVDVQSSGSSQKGSSPTLDRINLESWEGRSQKSAKPEGNPLWDVFKAFIDAFVKFWSE from the exons ATGCATGCTATAAAGGGTGGCTGGGCAGGGCGTACATTTGCCCTGGCTAAAAACAATGAATCTGAAGGAAGGAAGTCCCGAATTCGGCGTTCAAAGGAGGAGAGGAAGGCAATGGTTGAATCCTTTATAAAAAC GTACCAGAAACTAAACAATGGGAGTTTCCCATCACTTAATCTGACCCACAAGGAAGTTGGCGGGTCTTTCTACACCGTACGAGAGATTGTCCGAGATATAATCCAGGAAAATAGAGTGCTGGGTCCTGCTAAGTTTACTGCAGAGGAGCAGACCATTGATCATTTCTTGGAACAAAATCCATTGGGTTCCATCGCTACAGAACCACCAAATACTCTGTCAATATCATTAAATCAATCTCAGTTTATCTCCAATCAAAATCAGGGTAGAATTGAAGAACTGGTTTTCACATCGGATGGGCATTTAGCTACACTTGAACGTCAGAATTTTGACAATGGGAAAATCATCAATGGTACTCAAGTTGAAGTGAATAACAAAGAGTTTGAACTGAAATGTACAGAGTTACGAGTAAAAGGACCAGTGGAAACAGAGAAGAATGTTGCTGAAGAATCTGTAGTTCATAATGGGGATTGTATCGGGCCTGAATATCAGATGGTTGACAATGGATTAATCAATGGTAACCAGGTAGATctgaaagacaaaaaaactGAGGAACTGCCATGTACAGAGCTACAAACAATTGAACCTTTGGAAGCAGAGAAGAATGTTGAAGAAGTTCCGGAAACATCTAGGTCGAAAGTGACTCCTATAGCAGCAGATGTGATAGTGGAGACATTTCCATTAAAGCCGGCTAATGAGACAAGTGAGAGCTTGGATGGAAGGTTACAAGAAGTGACAGATTTGGCTATATCTACCGAGGATCGAGTAGAGGAGAATCTTTCAAGTCCATTGCTTGAGAACAATTCCGGCTCACTGGATGAGGAAGCATTAGGAAATGCCAGAGATCCATCACTTGAAAGCTCAAATTGCTCAACCTTTAACGATGGCGTTGTGCGTGAAAAAGGAAGCACAGACCTTAATGTCAAAGCACCTCATAAAGATGTTCCAACATCTGAGATCTTAGTACAGAGTCAGCTGACTGCTGGGCCTAAG GCTATCAAAGCTCCAGACAGCCTACATACGAACCATATAAATAGTACCGGTGGTAGTAGTGAGCTGTCAAAAACCAAAGAGGTGCTTGTGATTGAAGACGAAGTTGATGTTCAATCCAGCGGCAGCTCCCAGAAAGGAAGCAGCCCAACTTTAGACAGAATTAATCT TGAATCATGGGAAGGGAGATCTCAAAAGTCGGCAAAACCAGAAGGTAACCCACTTTGGGATGTATTTAAAGCGTTTATAGACGCCTTTGTGAAATTTTGGTCTGAATGA
- the LOC18787318 gene encoding pentatricopeptide repeat-containing protein At3g46610, translating to MQALVTWPSRAETWAVPQLGFELGSSCKFSTRIRRKKMWSLGFPVCYGRSGAVLLLSSNSGAIGAEAFSGSPKFDFGCGCFSGYSKLKPARICQSKKRSFGASFVVAWALEEQAIGNDIVIEESTSEHRLSGEGESKGVDHLIVDEAEGGEDKNEVDVRNGGANWEQKNEKIDVRALALSLQFAKTADDVEVVLKDKGDLPLQVFSSMIRGFGRDRLMDSAFAVVEWLKRKSEETNGSITPNLFIYNSLLGAVKQSKQFGEMDKVLSAMTEEGVELNVVTYNTKMAIYIEQGLSTKALDVLEDIEKKGLIPSSVSYSTALLAYQRMEDGNGALQFFIEFREKYHKGDISKESVEDWEHEFIQLENFTKRVCYQVMRRWLVKDDNLSTNVLKLLAQMDIAGVPLSRAEHERLLWACTREEHYTVAKELYNRIRERHTEIGISVCNHVIWLMGKAKKWWAALEIYEDMLDRGPKPNNMSYELIVSHFNVLLTAARKRGIWRWGIRLLNKMEEKGLKPRSKEWNAVLVACSKAAETSAAVKIFKRMVEQGQKPTVLSYGALLSALEKGKLYDEARQVWEHMLKVGVKPNLYAYTIMASVFSGHGKLNMVDTIIHEMVSSGIEPTVVTYNAIISGFARNGSTNAAYEWFQRMKDQNISPNNVTYEMMIEGLANGGKPRLAYDLYLTAQNQGLDLSPKSYDIVVQSSLASGVAIEGFLGARPPDKKEEVQGRKSSTQLS from the coding sequence ATGCAAGCTTTGGTCACTTGGCCTTCAAGGGCTGAAACCTGGGCAGTGCCCCAGTTAGGCTTTGAACTTGGTTCTTCTTGTAAATTTAGTACTaggataagaagaaaaaaaatgtggaGCCTTGGTTTTCCTGTTTGTTATGGTAGAAGTGGTGCTGTATTATTACTTTCTAGCAATTCAGGGGCTATTGGGGCTGAGGCTTTTAGTGGAAGCCCAAAATTCGATTTTGGTTGTGGATGTTTTTCTGGGTACTCTAAACTTAAACCTGCTCGCATTTGTCAGTCTAAGAAGCGTTCCTTTGGTGCTTCGTTTGTAGTAGCATGGGCATTGGAAGAACAAGCAATTGGGAATGACATTGTTATAGAAGAATCCACATCGGAACATAGGTTGTCAGGGGAAGGTGAGAGTAAGGGTGTTGATCATCTAATTGTGGATGAAGCAGAGGGTGGTGAAGATAAAAATGAAGTAGATGTAAGAAATGGAGGAGCAAATTGGGAGCAGAAAAATGAGAAGATTGATGTGCGTGCGCTAGCATTGAGCTTACAGTTTGCAAAAACAGCAGATGATGTAGAGGTGGTTCTTAAGGACAAGGGTGATTTGCCCCTTCAAGTATTCTCATCCATGATCAGGGGTTTCGGAAGAGACAGATTGATGGATTCTGCATTTGCTGTTGTTGAATGGCTtaagagaaagagtgaagaaaCTAATGGTTCGATTACCCCAAACTTATTCATATATAATAGTCTTTTGGGTGCAGTGAAGCAGTCTAAACAATTTGGAGAAATGGACAAAGTCTTGAGTGCTATGACTGAGGAAGGGGTGGAACTGAATGTTGTAACTTACAATACTAAAATGGCAATTTACATAGAGCAAGGACTAAGTACTAAGGCCCTTGATGTACTTGAGGATATTGAGAAGAAGGGCCTGATTCCGTCTTCAGTGTCCTATTCTACAGCATTGCTGGCTTATCAACGAATGGAAGATGGAAATGGAGCTTTACAGTTCTTCATTGAGTTCAGAGAAAAGTACCATAAAGGTGATATAAGTAAAGAGTCTGTTGAAGACTGGGAACATGAGTTTATACAGCTTGAGAACTTTACAAAACGTGTTTGCTACCAAGTGATGCGCCGGTGGCTTGTGAAGGACGATAACTTAAGTACCAATGTTCTAAAACTTCTAGCACAGATGGATATTGCTGGGGTTCCACTCAGTCGGGCAGAACACGAGCGCCTTTTGTGGGCTTGCACCCGTGAAGAACATTATACTGTGGCAAAAGAATTGTATAATAGGATAAGGGAAAGGCATACTGAAATAGGTATATCTGTGTGTAACCATGTAATTTGGTTGATGGGAAAGGCTAAGAAATGGTGGGCAGCTTTGGAGATTTATGAGGATATGTTGGACAGGGGGCCGAAGCCAAATAACATGTCGTATGAATTGATAGTATCTCACTTTAATGTTCTTCTGACTGCAGCTAGAAAAAGAGGAATTTGGAGATGGGGCATCAGGCTGCTCAACAAGATGGAAGAGAAAGGTCTTAAACCTAGAAGTAAGGAGTGGAATGCAGTTCTTGTTGCCTGTTCCAAGGCTGCAGAAACTTCTGCTGCTGTCaagatttttaaaagaatGGTGGAACAAGGTCAAAAACCTACAGTACTTTCTTACGGAGCATTGCTTAGTGCCCTTGAGAAGGGAAAACTCTATGATGAGGCCCGGCAGGTGTGGGAACATATGCTTAAGGTTGGTGTAAAACCGAACTTGTATGCATACACAATTATGGCTTCAGTGTTCAGTGGACACGGAAAATTGAATATGGTAGATACCATCATTCATGAGATGGTTTCATCAGGAATCGAGCCAACCGTTGTCACATACAATGCCATTATCAGTGGGTTTGCACGAAACGGTTCAACCAATGCTGCATATGAATGGTTTCAGCGCATGAAGGATCAGAACATTTCACCAAACAATGTTACGTATGAAATGATGATTGAGGGTCTTGCCAATGGAGGTAAACCAAGGCTTGCATATGACTTATATTTGACGGCTCAAAATCAGGGCCTTGACCTCTCACCAAAGTCTTATGATATAGTTGTTCAATCCTCACTGGCTTCTGGAGTTGCTATTGAGGGATTTTTAGGGGCTCGGCCACCggataaaaaggaagaagtgcaaggtagaaaatcttctaccCAACTTTCGTAA